Proteins found in one Aethina tumida isolate Nest 87 chromosome 1, icAetTumi1.1, whole genome shotgun sequence genomic segment:
- the LOC109604585 gene encoding casein kinase II subunit alpha isoform X2 codes for MLIVCTKLAKLSFKQVCTEGTQAYVRNFVSSLVHNKIMAVPSRARVYTDVNSHKPREYWDYESYAVDWGQQDDYQLVRKLGRGKYSEVFEAINVTNNEKCVVKILKPVKKKKIKREIKILENLRGGTNIITLEAVVKDPVSRTPALIFEHVNNTDFKQLYQTLTDFDIRFYLYELLKALDYCHSMGIMHRDVKPHNVMIDHENRKLRLIDWGLAEFYHPGQEYNVRVASRYFKGPELLVDYQMYDYSLDMWSLGCMLASMIFRKEPFFHGHDNYDQLVRIAKVLGTEELFEYLDRYHIELDPRFNDILGRHSRKRWERFVHSENQHLVSPEALDFLDKLLRYDHLERLTARDAMDHSYFYPVVKEQCRLISTVSSSPTPLTGNLSVVGVGE; via the exons ATGCTGATTGTATGTACTAAATTAGCAAAACTGAGCTTTAAACAAG tttgCACTGAAGGAACTCAGGCTTATGTTCGAAACTTTGTAAGTAGCCTAgtgcataataaaattatggcaGTACCAAGCCGAGCTAGAGTATATACAGATGTTAACTCACACAAGCCAAGAGAATACTGGGATTATGAAAGTTATGCAGTTGATTGGGGTCAGCAGGATGATTACCAACTTGTTAGGAAACTTGGCAGAGGAAAATATAGTGAAGTTTTTGAAGCTATCAATGTTACAAACAATGAAAAATGtgtagttaaaatattaaag cctgtaaaaaagaagaaaattaaacgaGAGATAaagattttagaaaatttgagGGGtggtacaaatattattacgtTGGAAGCTGTAGTGAAAGACCCCGTCTCTCGGACGCCGGCGTTAATTTTCGAACATGTGAACAATACGGACTTCAAACAACTTTATCAAACGTTAACAGATTTTGatattcgtttttatttatatgaattgcTCAAGGCTTTGGATTACTGCCATAGTATGGGTATTATGCATAG ggACGTGAAACCTCATAATGTTATGATTGATCATGAAAATAGGAAATTACGTTTAATAGATTGGGGTTTAGCTGAATTTTATCACCCTGGTCAAGAATATAATGTTAGGGTTGCATcaagatattttaaaggaCCTGAGTTATTAGTAGATTATCAGATGTATGATTACTCGTTAGACATGTGGTCACTGGGTTGTATGTTAGCTTCAATGATCTTTAGAAAAGAACCTTTCTTTCATGGCCATGATAATTATGACCAATTAGTTCGCATAGCCAAAGTCCTAGGTACTGAAGAGCTCTTTGAATATCTAGACCGATATCATATAGAGTTAGACCCAAGATTCAATGATATATTAGGAAG aCATTCCCGGAAAAGGTGGGAGCGTTTTGTTCATAGTGAAAATCAACATTTAGTATCTCCTGaagctttagattttttggataaaCTATTACGTTACGATCACTTAGAACGCCTTACTGCACGAGATGCTATGGATCACTCCTACTTTT aTCCAGTAGTGAAGGAACAATGTAGATTGATTTCTACAGTATCATCTTCCCCTACTCCACTCACAGGCAACTTGTCTGTTGTTGGAGTGGGTGAGTAG
- the LOC109604585 gene encoding casein kinase II subunit alpha isoform X1 has product MCARKCVTMFSSSRLCLKVVLFNKLFCTEGTQAYVRNFVSSLVHNKIMAVPSRARVYTDVNSHKPREYWDYESYAVDWGQQDDYQLVRKLGRGKYSEVFEAINVTNNEKCVVKILKPVKKKKIKREIKILENLRGGTNIITLEAVVKDPVSRTPALIFEHVNNTDFKQLYQTLTDFDIRFYLYELLKALDYCHSMGIMHRDVKPHNVMIDHENRKLRLIDWGLAEFYHPGQEYNVRVASRYFKGPELLVDYQMYDYSLDMWSLGCMLASMIFRKEPFFHGHDNYDQLVRIAKVLGTEELFEYLDRYHIELDPRFNDILGRHSRKRWERFVHSENQHLVSPEALDFLDKLLRYDHLERLTARDAMDHSYFYPVVKEQCRLISTVSSSPTPLTGNLSVVGVGE; this is encoded by the exons tttgCACTGAAGGAACTCAGGCTTATGTTCGAAACTTTGTAAGTAGCCTAgtgcataataaaattatggcaGTACCAAGCCGAGCTAGAGTATATACAGATGTTAACTCACACAAGCCAAGAGAATACTGGGATTATGAAAGTTATGCAGTTGATTGGGGTCAGCAGGATGATTACCAACTTGTTAGGAAACTTGGCAGAGGAAAATATAGTGAAGTTTTTGAAGCTATCAATGTTACAAACAATGAAAAATGtgtagttaaaatattaaag cctgtaaaaaagaagaaaattaaacgaGAGATAaagattttagaaaatttgagGGGtggtacaaatattattacgtTGGAAGCTGTAGTGAAAGACCCCGTCTCTCGGACGCCGGCGTTAATTTTCGAACATGTGAACAATACGGACTTCAAACAACTTTATCAAACGTTAACAGATTTTGatattcgtttttatttatatgaattgcTCAAGGCTTTGGATTACTGCCATAGTATGGGTATTATGCATAG ggACGTGAAACCTCATAATGTTATGATTGATCATGAAAATAGGAAATTACGTTTAATAGATTGGGGTTTAGCTGAATTTTATCACCCTGGTCAAGAATATAATGTTAGGGTTGCATcaagatattttaaaggaCCTGAGTTATTAGTAGATTATCAGATGTATGATTACTCGTTAGACATGTGGTCACTGGGTTGTATGTTAGCTTCAATGATCTTTAGAAAAGAACCTTTCTTTCATGGCCATGATAATTATGACCAATTAGTTCGCATAGCCAAAGTCCTAGGTACTGAAGAGCTCTTTGAATATCTAGACCGATATCATATAGAGTTAGACCCAAGATTCAATGATATATTAGGAAG aCATTCCCGGAAAAGGTGGGAGCGTTTTGTTCATAGTGAAAATCAACATTTAGTATCTCCTGaagctttagattttttggataaaCTATTACGTTACGATCACTTAGAACGCCTTACTGCACGAGATGCTATGGATCACTCCTACTTTT aTCCAGTAGTGAAGGAACAATGTAGATTGATTTCTACAGTATCATCTTCCCCTACTCCACTCACAGGCAACTTGTCTGTTGTTGGAGTGGGTGAGTAG
- the LOC109604585 gene encoding casein kinase II subunit alpha isoform X3 produces MAVPSRARVYTDVNSHKPREYWDYESYAVDWGQQDDYQLVRKLGRGKYSEVFEAINVTNNEKCVVKILKPVKKKKIKREIKILENLRGGTNIITLEAVVKDPVSRTPALIFEHVNNTDFKQLYQTLTDFDIRFYLYELLKALDYCHSMGIMHRDVKPHNVMIDHENRKLRLIDWGLAEFYHPGQEYNVRVASRYFKGPELLVDYQMYDYSLDMWSLGCMLASMIFRKEPFFHGHDNYDQLVRIAKVLGTEELFEYLDRYHIELDPRFNDILGRHSRKRWERFVHSENQHLVSPEALDFLDKLLRYDHLERLTARDAMDHSYFYPVVKEQCRLISTVSSSPTPLTGNLSVVGVGE; encoded by the exons atggcaGTACCAAGCCGAGCTAGAGTATATACAGATGTTAACTCACACAAGCCAAGAGAATACTGGGATTATGAAAGTTATGCAGTTGATTGGGGTCAGCAGGATGATTACCAACTTGTTAGGAAACTTGGCAGAGGAAAATATAGTGAAGTTTTTGAAGCTATCAATGTTACAAACAATGAAAAATGtgtagttaaaatattaaag cctgtaaaaaagaagaaaattaaacgaGAGATAaagattttagaaaatttgagGGGtggtacaaatattattacgtTGGAAGCTGTAGTGAAAGACCCCGTCTCTCGGACGCCGGCGTTAATTTTCGAACATGTGAACAATACGGACTTCAAACAACTTTATCAAACGTTAACAGATTTTGatattcgtttttatttatatgaattgcTCAAGGCTTTGGATTACTGCCATAGTATGGGTATTATGCATAG ggACGTGAAACCTCATAATGTTATGATTGATCATGAAAATAGGAAATTACGTTTAATAGATTGGGGTTTAGCTGAATTTTATCACCCTGGTCAAGAATATAATGTTAGGGTTGCATcaagatattttaaaggaCCTGAGTTATTAGTAGATTATCAGATGTATGATTACTCGTTAGACATGTGGTCACTGGGTTGTATGTTAGCTTCAATGATCTTTAGAAAAGAACCTTTCTTTCATGGCCATGATAATTATGACCAATTAGTTCGCATAGCCAAAGTCCTAGGTACTGAAGAGCTCTTTGAATATCTAGACCGATATCATATAGAGTTAGACCCAAGATTCAATGATATATTAGGAAG aCATTCCCGGAAAAGGTGGGAGCGTTTTGTTCATAGTGAAAATCAACATTTAGTATCTCCTGaagctttagattttttggataaaCTATTACGTTACGATCACTTAGAACGCCTTACTGCACGAGATGCTATGGATCACTCCTACTTTT aTCCAGTAGTGAAGGAACAATGTAGATTGATTTCTACAGTATCATCTTCCCCTACTCCACTCACAGGCAACTTGTCTGTTGTTGGAGTGGGTGAGTAG